A genomic stretch from Setaria viridis chromosome 1, Setaria_viridis_v4.0, whole genome shotgun sequence includes:
- the LOC117863277 gene encoding photosynthetic NDH subunit of lumenal location 3, chloroplastic, giving the protein MDQGMELRGCVCRIKSSALELLSMEEDLVTDLDDDLCDLVRRDLQLKATFLYIDLSRVIAHNECEERREEITLLANDFFYFMDELGDAVASRSVSVVKVCYGNTARALRKVVAAIAPAAAA; this is encoded by the exons ATGGATCAGGGGATGGAGCTGAGGGGATGCGTCTGTCGGATCAAGAGCTCCGCGCTTGAGCTTCTGTCCATGGAGGAGGATCTGGTGACTGATCTGGATGATGATCTGTGCGATTTGGTCAGGAGGGATCTCCAGCTCAAAGCCACCTTCCTGTACATTGACCTGAGCCGTGTGATCGCCCATAACGAGTGCGAGGAGCGCAGGGAGGAGATCACCCTTCTCGCCAACGATTTCTTCTACTTCATGGATGAG CTGGGTGACGCCGTGGCGAGCCGGAGCGTCTCGGTCGTGAAGGTGTGCTACGGCAACACGGCTCGGGCGCTCCGCAAGGTGGTCGCTGCCAttgcgccggcggcagcagcttgA
- the LOC117863271 gene encoding uncharacterized protein, which produces MQMSTDPNHFGVFPHSFCNQHVVSFQTSSITSGSGAMPVCLDTSSGMNGNMAMLNTTSSTIVSTGSPNMTSDSSGQSLKYSTPMAVEWSYPELQMLNDGLIKYANEPGIMKYIKIAAMLPDKTVRDVAMRCQWMAARKEATRRRKPEEHYLGKKIKDRKDKMAEPSSWVTNPPVQTDMRASAFMPRNTRHNNGFLSGDSQIDCEMLNILEENARLLNQIEINILTSQAQNNIDLFHHTRRNINGLLQSMSQIPGIMSKMPPLPVSVDERLASCILPRSPMAQVLGSSHLKEEPRVW; this is translated from the exons ATGCAGATGTCAACAGATCCTAACCACTTTGGAGTATTTCCGCATTCATTCTGCAACCAGCATGTGGTTTCATTTCAGACGAGTTCAATTACCAGTGGATCAGGAGCCATGCCAGTTTGTCTGGACACTTCCAGTGGAATGAATGGCAATATGGCGATGTTGAACACTACTTCTTCAACAATTGTATCCACTGGTTCACCAAACATGACTTCTGATTCTTCTGGCCAGAGCCTCAAGTATAGTACACCTATGGCTGTGGAGTGGTCCTATCCTGAGCTGCAAATGTTGAATGATGGCCTCATCAA GTATGCAAATGAACCAGGAATCATGAAGTACATAAAGATAGCGGCCATGTTACCAGACAAGACTGTAAGAGATGTTGCCATGAGATGCCAATGGATGGCAGCG AGAAAAGAAGCTACAAGACGACGTAAGCCTGAAGAACACTATCttggaaaaaagataaaagatagAAAG GACAAAATGGCTGAGCCATCATCATGGGTTACCAATCCTCCTGTTCAAACTGATATGAGAGCTTCTGCCTTTATGCCTCGTAACACCAGACATAATAACGGATTTCTATCTGGAG ACTCTCAAATTGATTGTGAAATGCTAAATATATTGGAAGAAAACGCTCGACTTCTCAATCAAAtagaaataaatattttgacatCACAG GCTCAGAACAACATTGATCTTTTTCATCATACGAGAAGGAACATCAACGGTCTTCTTCAAAG CATGAGCCAAATTCCTGGAATAATGAGCAAGATGCCTCCATTGCCTGTTTCGGTGGATGAAAGGCTAGCTAGTTGCATACTCCCTCGCTCTCCTATG GCACAAGTTCTTGGCAGCAGTCACTTAAAAGAAGAGCCAAGAGTATGGTAG